Part of the Halobaculum halobium genome, CACTTCGGTGGAGTCGGTGATGACGACGGTTCCCGAGGGGTTCGTCGAGGCGATCTTGAGCGGCACCGCCTGGGACCCACCGCCCATCAGGCCTAAGCCGAGCGGGAACCGGATCGTCTGTCCCTGCGTCACGGGCTGACCGGAGAGCTTGTCTCGGATGATCGAACCGATGTTGCCGCGGATCCCGAACTGCTGGGGAAGGGCGATCGTGATCCGCTCTGCGGGCTCGACGTCGGCGGGCTCGACCGCCACGCGGTCGTCGATGCCGACGCCCGCCTCCTGACGGAGTTGCCCGTCGATGCGGATGACGCCCGTGTTATCGTCCTCGGGATAGCCCGGCCACACGCGGGCGATCCCGGTCGAGTCGCCATCGATACGGATGTAATCGCCGCCCGAGAGGTCGAGTTCGTCGGCGGCGACGCGGTCGATCGCCGCGAGCCGGCGCCCCGCGTCCTTCTGTTTGAGGGGTTTGACCGTGAGCTTCATGCGTTGATCCCGATCGTGAGTACGGCGTTCTCGATGTCAACACTTGCGGCCGAGCCGGGGAGTTCGAACTCGAACTCCTCGTCCGCTCGACCGTCTTCGCGGGCGATCACGACGATCGCGGTCCCGTCGACCGTATCGACGGTCACGTCCTCGTCGGCGGCGTTCAGGTCCGCCGCGATGACCGTCCCGTCGTCGTAGTCGTACCGGCGGAGGAACCGTTCGCGCCGGTCGACGGTGTTGTGTTGGTTCATTTGTGCTAACTACAAGTAATCGATATAACTATATAAATGTGTCGCTGGTGAATCGAAGGAGGGAGCGGCGTGATTAACTGTACGGTCGAGTTGCAGTTCACAGTTTCGGCCGTCGCGATCATCGCAACCGCCCCGGCCGATTTATGCTCCCGCCCCCGCGAAGTTCCGATATGAACACAGCGGAACACCACGGTCGAGAAACGACGTATCGGACCCGCGGCGCGGCGGCCGACGGTCCGGGGCTGTTGTGCGTGCACGGGAGCGGGGGAACCAAAGACATCTGGACGAGCCAATCGCGGCTCGCGGATCGGACGCCGGTGACGGCACTCGACCTCAGCGGCCACGGCGACAGCGACGACGTGGAGGCCGAGCCCGGCCCGGAGGCACTGGAAGCGTACGCCGACGACGTGGTCGCGGTCACCGAGGCGACCGACGCGTCGGTGATGGTCGGCAACTCGCTCGGCGGCGCGGTCGCGATGTGGGTGGCGCTCGAGCGCGACCTGTCACTCGACGGTCTCATCCTCACGGGCACCGGCGCGAAGCTCACCGTGCTCGACGACCTGCTCGT contains:
- a CDS encoding DUF7127 family protein gives rise to the protein MNQHNTVDRRERFLRRYDYDDGTVIAADLNAADEDVTVDTVDGTAIVVIAREDGRADEEFEFELPGSAASVDIENAVLTIGINA
- a CDS encoding alpha/beta fold hydrolase, whose product is MNTAEHHGRETTYRTRGAAADGPGLLCVHGSGGTKDIWTSQSRLADRTPVTALDLSGHGDSDDVEAEPGPEALEAYADDVVAVTEATDASVMVGNSLGGAVAMWVALERDLSLDGLILTGTGAKLTVLDDLLVWLRDDFDRAVEFLHGADRLFHDADEETLARSRAAMREAGRAVVERDFRTSHEFDVRDRLGEIQEPVLAVVGEHDGLTPPQYHEYLADELPNGEVAVLDDAAHLAMIEQPDAFNDAVASFLDEL